CTCACCATGACAACGTTGGCACAATTGGGTATATACATTTTTGCCCTTATCAGGGCTCGCTGCTCTGTCTAAATAGTTGAGCTTACCTAGTGCAGAACCATAAGGTTTTACACCTTTGGCTACACCTTTTCCCACCCATTTTATATAGGCATACATGGCCTCCATTTCTTTAGTGTTCGTATCTAATGGCTGACCATTCAAACTCCGTACAAAGCAGTCATTAATACGCTTATGAATGTCTTCAATGCTACCACTTCGCTCTCTGTATTTTGGATAAGTAGAATAAACGGCTCCAAAATTATTTCCCCAGGCTCTTTTGCCGGCATCCAAATGACAGTTTTGGCAATTCATTCCATTCGAGATCTGAGCAATACTTCCTTTAGGCCCTAAATATTTAGCAGTATTGGCAATTAAGTCTTCACCATAAATTACTTGTGCCCTTTCTTTTCCCGATGTAACTAAGTCGGTATACAAGCTCGGCGCTTCCCAAGCGCTATCCTTTAATAGGGCTGCGTGTAGCTGAAGATCTTTTTCATTTGTATTACTAATGCTATGGCTTAATAATAGTACAACAGCAGAAATGAATAGGATAACTACAAAAACACTACTTATTTTAATTGCATTTCGCATGAGTCATGCTATTAAAATTACTTTTAAAAGCATAGGTGGATTAAACTTGAAAACTTTATAGCTCGTTTATAAATAGGTTAAGAGCGCTATATCAAAATTAATAAACTAACTAGCTTAAGATAATTTTCCCATAACGCACATTTAAACAATAATTGTTAAATGATGTAATATGGTAATAGCTCAACTTAAGGATACTAAACAATAAAGTGGTAATGCAAAATTTGGGGTTGATATACCCAGAGAACTTTTTGAAAACACAACGTGCTATTAATCTTTAAAGACATCCCGTTTAATCAATGTATACTCATCAATGAATGCTTCATAAGAGTAATTCTTTTACTGCTCATAATTACAACTACATTAATGGAGTGGTATAAGATTTGAATACAGATAGAATTAGGGTATACTAACGGCATCGCATATTCATAGATGAATAAATTCTTTAGGGTACGTAATGAAAATTGAACTAGTTGTCGATATACGTTTATGTTTACTAGTTTTTCAGTTTGTTATAAACAAACTATCTATGATTTAATGTGTGCACTTTATTAGTTCGTATAATTTGTATCATTATGTAATCAGTATACTACATTTTTGTGAGGACTATTCGACAAGGAATAGGCGAAAATGGAATGAGTGTTATAGATAAAAGTATACTGAAAATGGGTAATGTATATATGTGTTGCTTTCATTTAGTTAACTAAAAAGTTTGGCTTTTTACAGCAGAGTGTATTGAATTGTAATAAGTTATACATTCCCGTTGTATAAAACAGGATAAATAGAAAATAAAAAAAAAGGATAAAAAAAGTCGAATAGAGTTTTGAAATTCAACTGACTTCATGTTATCTTTATAAGCAATTCCGCTCCCTATTAATTCTACGCACTTTTTATTCGTCCCCCCCGATCCCAACTCTCTGATTTCTTGTCAACTCCTATAAAGATCCTTCTAATCAATGTATTAGTAGTTCAATTACTTCATAAGGCTTGGTTGCTATATGCGAATGGCCAGATAGATACTCATATTCTAGTTATAACCAACTTCATAAAAACTGTTTTTTCCAGGCAGTTTCAATTAAAGCAGCAAGATCACCTTTGATCTTAGAACAGCAGCTTTAAAAAATGAATGTTAATCTATTTGCCTCAAAACAACGAATGTAATTGAGATTAGCGAAGCTTTTTTCTAAACTGAACTATCTCTACTACATTGTAAACCACCCCCCGCTATGAACAATACAATATGGAAGCTGACTATTTTTGTGATAGTTGTCGTTTGTGTTTCTGCATGTGTAAATCCAAAGTCAGCAACTTATTTTATCGATCAGAAGGATGCTGAAATTAAAACTTCCAATCAGTCTGCAAAAGTCTTAATACATAGCAACGACGTGCTCAATATTAATGTTACAAGCATGAGCACCCAACCTACCAATCTTTTTAATATTTCAAACGTATCCACCAACTCCAACACTAGCTCAAGTTTCCCTGGTCTTTACAGCTCTCAACCGGCTGGATACTTAGTAGATCCAGATGGCTACATAAAATTACCTTATCTAGGAAAGTTAAAAGCGGATGGTTTAAGCAGTAACGAACTGGCTGATACCATTACAAACGGCATACTTTCTAGAAAGTTAATGATAGATCCTATCGTTAATGTTCGCCTGTTGAATTTTAAAGTAACAGTCTTAGGTGAGGTCGGTCATCCTATGGTGATTAATGTACCAAACGAAAAAATATCAATTCTCGAAGCTATTGGTATGGCTGGCGACTTAACAATGTACGCAATACGAGATAAAGTCTTACTTATACGGGAAGAGGATGGTAAGAAAATAACGAAAAGACTGGATTTGAATTCTGCTTCCATGCTTACTTCTCCTTATTATTATCTGAAGTCGAACGATGTTATTTATGTTGAGCCAAATAGCGCCAAAATATCAAGCACAAGTAAATCACGTCAAGTGTTACCTATAATATTTAGTGCAATGGGTTTAGCAGTCATAATTCTTGATCGGATTGCTTTTAGAAATTAAACAACTATGCAAGCGTTATCAAACAAAAAGCTTGAAAATAAGCATGCCTTAAACTTTACGCAACTGTGGTTGCGGCACAGCGTTTATTGGCCATACTTTTTGATTTTGCTGCTCTTGTCAGTGGGTGCAGCTTGGCTTTATTTATTGTATACACCTCCACAATATCAAGCCAATGCTAGGGTATTGATTAAAGATGAAAATAAAGGCGCGGATGATAGATCTGTAGAATTTCTGACCATGGTAAGTACCAAAAAGCTTTTGGAAAATGAGAAAGAGGTGTTTTTGTCAAAAAGGATTCTGGTAGAAGTTGTCAAGAACCTTGGTCTGTATGCACCTATTTATGAAAAGGGTAAGTTTCGGGATGTTTCAGCTTACACCTCCTCTCCTGTAAGAATAGAGGCCCAAAACCAGACAGTAATAGGTAGTCCTGAAACATATAGTTTCACATATAATGCAAACGATAATACAGTTCAGTTTAATCAAAAAGTGTTTGCATTGAACCAATGGATAGTTCTCAATCGTGTGGATACAATTCGCTTTGTCAAAAATCCGGATTTCTCTTATTCAACTGCTAGTAAATATGATTTCCAGTTAGTAGATCCAGATGCGGTTGCTGAAATGGTAAAAAATAGCGTTTTTATTGAGCCTAGCAGTAAAGCTTCAACTATACTTGATATCTATTGTGCTGATGACGTTCCACAAAGAGCTGAAGATATTTTAAATGAACTGATTGAGGCATACAATAAAACAAGCTTAAACGATAAGAACATCCTGGCAACAAATACATTGAAGTTTGTACAGGAACGCTTAGATCAGGTAGGTAAAAACTTAGATGCAGTTGAAAATAAAATTAAACAATATAAATCTAGTAGTGGAGCAGTTGACATAGGAACCCAAAGCCAACTTTTCTTACAAAATGTAAGTTCAAACGACCAAAAGTTAAGTGAAATAAATATGAAGTTGGCTGTGCTAGATAAAGTGGAAGAATATGTTGTTTCAAAAGATGCAAAGGATGGAATAGTTCCATCCACCCTTGGTGTAGATGATCCAATGTTGGGTAAGTTATTGGGCAATCTGTATGATGCAGAACTTGAATATGAGAAGTATCGGAAAACGGAGGGAGAAAACTCTCCGGCTTTAACGGCCATTAACATGCAAATCGATAAAATACGACCTAGTATAATCGAGAATATCAGAAGTCAACGTATAAGCCTTGAAACCAGTAAAAATAATTTGGTAAGAACCAATAACCAATACAATTCTTCGCTGGTAAATATTCCCAATCAGGAAAAAGAATTGGTGAATATAAATCGCGAACAAAGCACTATCACTTCTATCTATAGTTTTTTATTGCAGAAAAAAGAAGAAGCTGTTTTATCAAAAGCCTCAACAATCCCAAGCTCTATTGTAGTGGATCGGGCAAAAGCTTCTTATTCACCAGTTAGCCCCAAACCTATGAAAATATATATGATTGCCTTTATAGCACCATTTATCATAGGAATTGGCACCATTACTATAAAAGAAACACTCAATAGCAAGGTTTTGTTTAGGCAAGAAATTGAAGATCTTACCGTCTACCCTATTATTGGTGAAATTGCAAGCGACAAAACCAAAAGCCCAATAGCTGTTAATGCAAATGCAAGAACCTTTATTTCCGAACAATTCCGGCAATTGCGTGTTGCAATCAGTTTAAACAGTAATAAAAACAAATGCAATCGCATTCTTGTTACTTCAACTATTTCAGGAGAGGGTAAAAGTTATATTGCAGTTAATCTGGCAACCTCGTTTGCCATAAACAATAAAAAAACAGTTCTGCTTGAACTAGACTTAAACAACCCTACGGTTTATGAACCGGCAAGCATTTCCAATTCACCAGGCATTTCAGAATACCTGCAAGGCAAAGCCGAAAAAGAAGAAATAATTAAACGGACAAACCTGCAGGAAAACTTATTTATTGTTCCAGCAGGCAAATGTCCGGAATGGCACCCTTCAGAACTGCTTGAAAATGGAAAGGTTCAGGAATTCATCAATTACTTAAGTGAATTATTTGATTATATAATTATTGATACTGCTCCAGTTGGAGCTATTACAGATGCTTTCATTCTTTCTCACTCTTGCCATATGACACTATATGTGGTAAGACATAACTATACGCCTAAGATTTATTTAGAGCGTCTTGATCAAAATAATGCAACAAATAAATTGAATAATATTTCCATTGTATTTAATGGAATAAGACCTAGAGGATTTGGAAAACACCATTATGGATATGGGTACGGTTATGGTTATGTCTATAATGTCAGAAAAAAAGATTTAGACCATGCCTGATCCCGTGAAATTTGAAAGGAGAAGTTATGAACATAAACAAACATTGGATTGCCGTTTACACCAGGGCAAGGTGGGAAAAAAAAGTATCTCAATTATTATCGAATAAGAACATTGAAAATTATTGCCCCTTAAATAAGGTGGTAAGGCAATGGTCGGATAGAAAAAAGATTGTACTGGAACCACTGTTTACATCCTATGTTTTTGTCAATACCAACATTGATGAATATCTGTCAATAAGAAAGACGGATGGTATAATAAACTTCGTTTATTGGCTGGGTAAGCCTGCTGTTATAAAAAATGCAGAGATAGAATCAATAAAGTCCTTTCTGAGCGACTATACCGATGTTGAGTTAGAAAAAATCGATGTAAATGTCAATGAAGAAGTCAAAATTATTCATGGTCCCCTTTTCTCAATGAAAGGTAAAGTGATAGAAGTACAGTTTAATTATGTAAAAGTAATGCTGCCATCAATTGGCTATTCAATGGTAGCTAAAGTTCCAAAGTCCCATATTGCAAAAATTAGCTTAAATTCTCCTAGCTCCATTTTAAGAGTGATTTAAGCCCCTCTTTTTACAGTTCCAATTAATAATCTATGCGGGTAGCGTATATTACTTCATACAATTCAGAAGAAGTAAAACATTGGTCTGGAAGCGGATTTTATATTGCTGAAGCTTTAAAAAACCAGGGTATAGAGCTGTTAAGAATACATTGTATTGTCAAACACTCTTTTATTCAGCGATTAAAAAGAAAGCTTAATAAAATTTTATTTAATAAAGTGCTTTTATTAGAAAGAGAGCCGTCATATTTAAAGTCATTGGCTAAAAAAGCTAATCAATTGCTTTTTAATCAGGAGTACGATATTGTTTTCTCCCCAGGGTCATTACCCATAACGTACTTAAAAACGGATAAGCCCATTGCTTTTATGACAGATTCCACTTATGATGGTTTGATAAATCTCTATATGCAGGATCAATCCTTGACAAAACAATCTATTATAAATGGAAATAAGGCAGAAGCCATTGCTTTGCAAAAAGCTTCTTTGGCCTTTTATACTTCTGAATGGGCTATTGAAAATGCAGTAAATAAGTATAATATAGATAAATCAAAGGTTCGGAAAAGCAGTTTTGGACCTAATCTTTCGAATGGTTTTTCGGAAAAGAAAATCCGAGAATTGGTAGGTGAGCGTGCAGACAATAAAGTAAAGAACTTATTGTTCGTGGGCGTAGAATGGCGGCGCAAAGGTGCAAGGAAGGCTATAGAGACAGTAGCTGCCTTAATTGAAAAAGGCCATAATGTAACACTTACATTGGTTGGTTGTAAAATACCCGAAGGCGAAGTTTTGCCCTCCTTTGTTAAATACTACCCCTTTATTTCAAAAGAAACTATCGAAGGCCGTCAAATACTGGATAAGCTCTTTCAACAAGCCAGCTTTTTTATACTACCTACTGAAGCCGATTGTACACCAATTGTGTTTTCTGAAGCAGCGTCTTATGGCCTACCCGTTATTACAACAAATACCGGAGGATGTCCTGCTGTTGTATTAGATAAAATTTCTGGTTATTGTTTTCAACCTGAAACATTTAAGGAGAATGCTGTTGAAATCATTGAGAATTTGATAAATGATCAACGATTATATGAGAGGATTAGCGTAAACGCATATTATCGTTTTTGTAACGAGTTAAACTGGAACGTTATTGGTAAACAATTACTTGAGTCATTAGAGCCACTAGTTGAAAAAAGATAAATCCCAAGTTACTACCTATTAATTTACAAGAACACTACTTCTCATCCATTCTGTAAATATGAAGCTCATAATTAAGCTATAAAATGATAGGCGCAATATTATTCATTGTCTCATTTGCTTTATTCTCTGGGCCTAATAGGTTTATTTCTATTGTGCTGTTATTTGCGTTGTTAACCGGTGGTTTTCAATTGGTGCCACTTAATTATATGGTAATATCTTCAATTGGCGTTACTAAATGCTATGATTGGGTATTATTATTTGTTGGTGCAATGTTGTTGCTGCAACCTCAGGTATTTTTAAATACGCTGGTATGGAAAAGTTTTAAAATGATGTCCATCTATGGTGTCATTTTAATAATACTATTAGTATACAGCATTTTTGTTCAGAACGTCGAACCTGCAGTAAGTGTACGGGTTTTTCGAAACTTACTTTATTTTTTACCGATCGTATTGTTTGTACAACTTCCTCAGGAAGAAATTGCCAAGGTTTTTAAAATCCTAATTTTTATTACAGCATTCGTTAGCCTTGTTTATTGCTTGCAACAGGTGTTTCACAAAACATTGCTGAATGGTATAACATCCGATTTTATGGGTGTTAGCGGAGAGAAAGACCGTTACTATAATTTGCCTGTTTATGTCTATCCTGTTATCTTTTTCCTGTTTTTTAAAGACAACTTTTTACAAATACGTTTTAGGTATATTCTTTTATTAATGTGCTGTTCAGCAGTTTTGTTATCACAACACAGAAACCTGCTTTTAGCAATAGTTGTCTGTTATTTCTTACACTTCCTATTTAGCAATCGTGTTTCAATAATTGCAATTTTAGGGTTTAGCATTTTAAGTGCTGGGTTTCTCTACTTTGCTGATTCTTTATGGAATAATCGCTTCTCTAAAGGTTTGGAGGATATTTCACAGACTTCATTTGCAATAACTCCTGCAGCCTTCTATGAAATAGATTTAACAAACATAACTACTACTGAGTTCCGGCAATATCTTTTTCAGGAACGACTGAACTATATATTAAAAGAAAATGGCAAAACACTATTGGGAGCTGGACTAATTACTGATGATTCCAGAAAGGCAGCCTCTTTGAATTTCAATATCGGGATGGATGACGGATATGGAAATGTTTCACAAGTAGCTAGTAGTGATATTGCTTGGTCCTCAATGATTTTACAAATGGGCGTAGCAGGTACTTTAGTTTTCATTTTATTTCATATTTCATTCCTTAAAGATTTTTTTAAAGAAAGAGAAGATGGAATTATGCAGGTTGGTGCCCTGTATATTATTGCACTTTTTATTACTTCCTTTTTCAGTAATACCATTTCTCTGCCATATACAACCTCTTTATTAGTATTATTTGGTGCTTACTATTATCAACTTTATTTAAATAAAAGAGCTAAATCGTATTTGAATGATCAGGATTTCAATCATTACTTCTCTTTATCGGTGTGAAGCTTTTTTAGAGACCTTTATCCATCACTTTTTTAATATCGTTAATAAAGATGAATGTGAGTTAATACTTGTACATAATGATCCCACTAGTAATGAATTGCAGATCATTAAAAAGTTTGATTGGACAGGCATTCATTTAACACATATTCAAATTGGGCGTGAAGGTTTGTATAATTCATGGAACAGGGCCATTAAAATAGCCAAAGGTGAATATTTGGCTATTTGGAATGTCGATGATATCAGAACACCAGATTCCTTGCTTTCGCAAAAGATAGCATTAGATAACAATGACGCTGTATTATGTTATGGCGACTTCTATGGCACTCGTGAATATGGAACCTTTAAACATCGAAAGCTTCAGTATGCTGAATTCAGCGAAATGAAGAAAAGTAAATTAAGAAGACACATCATTGGATGCTTTCCTATGTGGCGAAAATCGGTTCATGAAAAGGTTGGATATTTTGATGAACAATTTAGGCTAGTAAGCGACTTTGAGTTTCAATTGCGGCTCTTACCCAATTACAAGTTTGTAAAAGCTGACAAAATACTGGGTTATTACTTAGAGTTTGTTGGCCACAAATTAAGTAGTAATGGTTTTTTACAGAATAAAGAACGAACTGTAGTTGAAATAAGGTATAAGATTTATGAAAAGATATTGATGCATACACTCCCCTTTCTATCTAAATATCGGCCTTATTACTTTTTGAATTTTGGTGTATGGTATAAAGTTTCAGATGTTGTTCCACATGTCAGGAAAATTAATGAAATGGATGTACTTCATTTTATCCAAATGCCTTTTTCCTTTTTCCTTACATTTTTATCCCGTAGTACTAGTAAACTTTATAGAGTTCTTTTAAATAAACCCTATATCCCTTCATAAATAAAATGACCAAGATCAATATAGTGCATGTAATTTTTGTAATGCGGGTTGGTGGCGCTGAGAATATGTTGACTGACCTGGTAAATGAACAAGTCAAAACAGCTAATGTTTCTATAATTGTGGTGAACAGTAAGATTGACCAAATATTAATTGACCGTCTATCTCCTGCTGTAAAAGTTTATTATGCCGAAAGAAATGAACAGTCGCGAAATCCCTTTGTTCTCTTTAAGATCTGGTTTTGGCTTTTCAATTTAAAGGCTGACGTTATTCATTGTCATCAACACAATTTGATTAACTATTTGCCATTTTGGAAAAATAAAATGGTTGTTACCATTCATACAGTTGGTGTGGAAGTGAAAAATCTAAGAAAATATAAAAAGGTTTATGCTATTTCTGATGCTGTAAGGAATGATCTCCTTAAACGCGGAGGTATAAATGCAACCGTGGTTTATAATGGTATAGAAACGCCCAATATAAAGCCAAAACAGTTAAGTACCGTTAATAGCGCAGCTTCGTTTAAAATCGTGCAAGTAAGTAGGCTTATACATGAAGTAAAGGGCCAACATCTAGCAATTGAAGCTATACATAAATTGAGAACTACACTTAATCTAGACGTACAATTGTATTTTATAGGCAGAGGCCCTTCTTTGCAATATTTAAGCGAATTGACAAAAGAGTATAATTTGGAAAACAGTGTGTTTTTTCTGGGTGAAAAAGATCGCAACTGGATTTATGAGAACCTTAATCAGTTTGATCTTCTATTGCAGCCTTCGATATATGAGGGATTTGGGCTAACAATAGTTGAAGGCTTGGCTGCAAGGCTTCCGGTTATTGCATCCAATGTTGACGGCCCGGCTGAAATCTTAAAGGATATCCCTGCTGGATTTTTATTTGATATTAATATAGAAGGAGATTTGGTCTCTTGCATTCTAAAAGTCATAGAACTGACAAAGAATAATGAGTTTCAAGATTCTTGCGAATTGTCACGAAACATGGTGTGCCAAAAATATGGAATTAACCAAACGGTAAGCAATTATTTAAATAGCTACCCATTATTGCCGTCGAATTTGGCCGTTGCATAAACCTATAGTTGTCTAAAAGGAAATAGACCTCATTAATTTATAGTATGATCTCGTCACTGGTATCTAGAAAAGTGTTACTAATCGGGCCAGACTACATTGGTCACCGTGGGGGCATTGGTGCATTGCTTGATATTTATAAAGATCATTATGAGGTATTTAATTTTATACCATCTTTTAAGAATTTGCCAAGTAAGTCACAAAAGCTGGTTTTTTTTATAAAGCAACTTGTTAGAATAATAGCTTTCTTAAGAAAGAACAAAGAGATTCAGGTGCTTCACATCCATTCAGCTAAAGATGGTAGCTTGTATAGAAAGTTGATAATTGCCTTTTTGGCAAAAAAATTCTTTAGAAAAAAAGTTATTAATCATATCCATACAGGACACTTCAAGCACTTTTATGATGAGAGTAATTGGATTTCAAAAAAAAGCATTCGTTACTTCTTGAGTTTGAATGATGCTACAATTACAGTATCAGATTTCTGGAAGGGCTATTTTATTGAATCGTTTAGCTTAAATAATGTTTTCAAAGTAAATAATATCGTATCCATTGCAAAGCAGGATAATTCAATTAAGGAAGAAAAGATTTTAAATTTTTTATTCTTAGGCGTGATAACAAAGAAGAAAGGAATCTTTGATTTGGTAGATACAATTGCAGAAAATAAAGAAATTTTAGAAAATAAGGCAAAGTTGATTATATGTGGAAGTGGTGACACTGACGACTTACTAGATCTAATTAAAATAGGTGGGCTTGAAAATTGCATAGATTACAGGGGCTGGGTTACTGGTGAGGAGAAGAAGTGTTTATTACAGGTTTCAGATGTTTATGTTTTACCCTCCTATTTTGAAGGTGTTCCTATTTCTATTTTGGAGGCTATGAGTTGCGGTATGCCTATTATTTCAACCAATGTAGGCGGTATACCAGAAGTTGTAGAAAACGGCGTTAACGGGCTACTTATAGCACCAGGCGACAGAAAAGCGATTTTGCAGGCTTTGTTGTACTACATTAACAATTTTGGAAAAGTAGAAGATCATGGAAAGCAATCTCTTCAAAAGATAAAAGAGTACTTCCCTGAATCTGTAACTAGAGAACTAGAAGAAATATATACAAGGTTGATAGTTTAACCTTTCGTTCCCGCACTTAATATCATATAGAAAAGCTCCAATTATCTTTTCTTATAAAGAACCACTTGGTAATTTAAAATTATAAGAAGAGAAATACTCTAACATTATTGTAAAGCATCACTATGAATAATTACTTTTTAAGATTTATTCAGGTTTGTGTTTTTTGTTTAGATGTAATCAGTCTAAATTTTAGTAACGTCATTTGTAAGATCTGGTTTCAATTTCCTTCCATAGCAAGTCATGAGTTGGAATACATGAATCTTTTGGTATGGATGAACATCAGTTGGCTGGGTACAGCATGGCTAACTAATTTATATAGCAAAAAAATTATATTATCATTCGAAGCCTTTTCACAACGTACATTAAACACTTTTTTATACTGGCTAATCTTAGTTGTATCTTATCTGTTTTTCTTAGACCAATATATTATTTCCGGTTATTTCATCGGAGCAGTCTTTTTAAATCATTTCATTGTTTTACTGTTTAATAGACTGTTGCTTTTATACCTACGTTATTATTTTAAAAGACATAAGCTTTTGGCACGAAAAATAATGATCGTTGGCTATAATAACACAGCTAAGAAGCTAGCTTCATATTTAGAAGATGACGATCCGAATACCCAAATTATAGGCTTTTGTGAGGAAAAGAATAATGTTCGTGAGTTATCAAATTATCCAATTATTGATTCAATTGATAATACAATTACAGCTGCTCGATTTTATGATGTAAATGAAGTGTATTCTACTATTGCGCCGGAACATAATACAGTTATTTATAAGCTTATGAAGCAGGCAGATAATGCATGTATTCACTTCCGTATTATACCAGATCTAAGCTTTATTATAAAGAAAGTAGTGTATATCAATTACTTTAAAGACATTCCAGTACTTTCTTTACGGGAAGAACCATTAAGTGATGTTGATAATAGAATTAAGAAACGGGTATTCGATATTGTTTTCAGTTTTTTGGTAATTACACTAATCCTATCCTGGCTTATACCTATTATTGGATTACTCATTTATTTAGAATCTCCAGGTCCCATATTTTTTAAGCAACTGCGAACAGGCAAAGACAAGAAGCCGTTTTATTGTATAAAGTTTCGCAGTATGCGTCTCAATTCAGAAGCTAATACAAAGCAAGCACAAAAGTTTGATGTAAGAATTACACGTATTGGAAAGTTTTTGCGGAGGACTAGTATTGATGAGTTTCCACAATTTCTGAATGTTCTTTGGGGTAATATGAGTGTTGTGGGTCCCAGACCACATATGCTAAAACATACAGACGATTATTCAAAACTTATTGATCAGTATATGGTTCGGCAATTTCTAAAACCTGGTATAACTGGTTGGGCGCAAATTAATGGGTTTAGAGGAGAGACAAAGATTCTTGAGCAAATGCAAGGGCGAGTGCAGCACGATATCTGGTATATGGAAAATTGGAGCTTGCTACTTGATATAAAAATAATTTTCCTCACTATTATAAATATGTTCAGAGGTGAAAGGAATGCTTTTTAATTAACCAAGTTCATTGTATCTGATATTGATTTAGTGGCAATTATAAAGTTGCGATAAACAAACTTTTCAAAATGGAAAGAATACTCAAGACACCACCACGCATTTCTCCTGTAAATGCTGATGAAAAACGACCTATATGGTCGGTTATGATACCAACATATAATTGCTACCAACATATCAGGCAAACGCTTGAGAGTGTTTTGTTGCAAGATCCCGGTCCCGAAATGATGCAAATTGAAGT
This genomic interval from Flavisolibacter tropicus contains the following:
- a CDS encoding undecaprenyl-phosphate glucose phosphotransferase — translated: MNNYFLRFIQVCVFCLDVISLNFSNVICKIWFQFPSIASHELEYMNLLVWMNISWLGTAWLTNLYSKKIILSFEAFSQRTLNTFLYWLILVVSYLFFLDQYIISGYFIGAVFLNHFIVLLFNRLLLLYLRYYFKRHKLLARKIMIVGYNNTAKKLASYLEDDDPNTQIIGFCEEKNNVRELSNYPIIDSIDNTITAARFYDVNEVYSTIAPEHNTVIYKLMKQADNACIHFRIIPDLSFIIKKVVYINYFKDIPVLSLREEPLSDVDNRIKKRVFDIVFSFLVITLILSWLIPIIGLLIYLESPGPIFFKQLRTGKDKKPFYCIKFRSMRLNSEANTKQAQKFDVRITRIGKFLRRTSIDEFPQFLNVLWGNMSVVGPRPHMLKHTDDYSKLIDQYMVRQFLKPGITGWAQINGFRGETKILEQMQGRVQHDIWYMENWSLLLDIKIIFLTIINMFRGERNAF
- a CDS encoding glycosyltransferase family 4 protein is translated as MISSLVSRKVLLIGPDYIGHRGGIGALLDIYKDHYEVFNFIPSFKNLPSKSQKLVFFIKQLVRIIAFLRKNKEIQVLHIHSAKDGSLYRKLIIAFLAKKFFRKKVINHIHTGHFKHFYDESNWISKKSIRYFLSLNDATITVSDFWKGYFIESFSLNNVFKVNNIVSIAKQDNSIKEEKILNFLFLGVITKKKGIFDLVDTIAENKEILENKAKLIICGSGDTDDLLDLIKIGGLENCIDYRGWVTGEEKKCLLQVSDVYVLPSYFEGVPISILEAMSCGMPIISTNVGGIPEVVENGVNGLLIAPGDRKAILQALLYYINNFGKVEDHGKQSLQKIKEYFPESVTRELEEIYTRLIV